Proteins encoded within one genomic window of Humulus lupulus chromosome 1, drHumLupu1.1, whole genome shotgun sequence:
- the LOC133828632 gene encoding uncharacterized protein LOC133828632, producing the protein MEAIQGGKLADLWIQRLVHETTKDVRPGFHIPEDEVLGFKGRLCMPDDKEIKKQIFYEAQYSIPYAMHLRTNKMYQDLKRDFLWVGIKRDVAELPHTLKGHGAIWVIVDKVKKSAHFLPIKKTDGADTLADLYIAEIVQLHRVPIFIVPYRDSRFTFGFWKRRKFQSPIHWHETGERIFFCSEEVDQATEDIRSIRQRLQTSIDYQRKYADRRRRPLEFEVGENVLLKIAPLRGAMRFGKKGKLSP; encoded by the exons ATGGAAGCAATCCAAGGGGGAAAACTCGCAGATCTGTGGATCCAACGACTAGTGCATGAGACTACGAAAGACGTGCGACCAGGGTTTCACATCCCGGAGGATGAAGTGTTGGGTTTCAAGGGTAGATTATGCATGCCTGATGATAAGGAGATCAAGAAACAAATCTTTTATGAGGCTCAATATAGTATTCCTTATGCTATGCACTTGAGAACCaataagatgtatcaggatctcaaAAGAGACTTTTTGTGGGTAGGAATTAAGAGAGATGTAGCGGA GTTACCACACACTTTGAAAGGGCACGGCGCAATCTGGGTTATCGTGGATAAAGTGAAAAAATCCGCtcatttcttacccattaagaAAACAGATGGTGCAGATACGTTGGCAGACTTGTACATTGCTGAGATAGTGCAATTACATAGGGTTCCCATCTTTATAGTGCCTTATCGTGACAGTCGATTTACCTTTGGGTTTTGGAAGAGAAG AAAGTTCCAATCTCCAATCCACTGGCATGAGACTGGTGAGAGGATATTCTTCTGTTCAGAAGAGGTAGACCAAGCTACAGAGGACATTAGGTCGATTCGTCAGAGGTTACAGACCTCTATAGATTACCAACGTAAGTATGCTGATCGTCGACGGAGACCTTTAGAATTTGAAGTTGGGGAAAATGTATTGTTAAAGATAGCTCCACTGAGAGGAGCTATGAGGTTCGGgaaaaagggaaagttgagcccttaG